The Toxorhynchites rutilus septentrionalis strain SRP unplaced genomic scaffold, ASM2978413v1 HiC_scaffold_272, whole genome shotgun sequence genome window below encodes:
- the LOC129781917 gene encoding uncharacterized protein LOC129781917 isoform X1: MRIVRLFAVFGIAYYGRIECAKQTKTFPGAETVIPAFIGQVLPGIIGVITGGGGGSIIPPVSISHSTSVATSVANKPIAVSHSGSISTSANTSAGSHASVGHGSTVSVSSSTGTSAFRSLSSRWRKFFKNIT, encoded by the exons ATGCGAATCGTGAGACTTTTCGCTGTCTTTGGAATTGCTTATTATGGAAGGATCGAATGTGCCAAACAGACCAAAACGTTTCCCGG TGCAGAGACAGTAATACCCGCGTTCATAGGTCAGGTGCTGCCAGGAATCATAGGAGTAATTACTGGCGGTGGCGGTGGATCCATAATTCCTCCGGTGTCAATCTCTCACTCAACATCGGTGGCCACCTCAGTGGCCAATAAACCGATCGCTGTGAG CCACAGCGGATCGATTTCAACGAGTGCCAATACTAGCGCGGGTTCTCATGCCTCAGTGGGACACGGTTCGACGGTGTCGGTATCGAGCAGTACCGGAACTTCAGCGTTCCGAAGTCTGTCCAGTAGGTGGCGAAAGTTTTTTAAGAACATCACATGA
- the LOC129781917 gene encoding uncharacterized protein LOC129781917 isoform X2, producing MRIVRLFAVFGIAYYGRIECAKQTKTFPGAETVIPAFIGQVLPGIIGVITGGGGGSIIPPVSISHSTSVATSVANKPIAVSGSISTSANTSAGSHASVGHGSTVSVSSSTGTSAFRSLSSRWRKFFKNIT from the exons ATGCGAATCGTGAGACTTTTCGCTGTCTTTGGAATTGCTTATTATGGAAGGATCGAATGTGCCAAACAGACCAAAACGTTTCCCGG TGCAGAGACAGTAATACCCGCGTTCATAGGTCAGGTGCTGCCAGGAATCATAGGAGTAATTACTGGCGGTGGCGGTGGATCCATAATTCCTCCGGTGTCAATCTCTCACTCAACATCGGTGGCCACCTCAGTGGCCAATAAACCGATCGCTGTGAG CGGATCGATTTCAACGAGTGCCAATACTAGCGCGGGTTCTCATGCCTCAGTGGGACACGGTTCGACGGTGTCGGTATCGAGCAGTACCGGAACTTCAGCGTTCCGAAGTCTGTCCAGTAGGTGGCGAAAGTTTTTTAAGAACATCACATGA